Proteins encoded by one window of Nocardia goodfellowii:
- a CDS encoding SDR family oxidoreductase, with protein sequence MSNSKKIAVAGATGRLGRHVVDVLTERGHEVVAFSRADGVDIETGAGLAAALDGVRVVIDAASTPSADKDIATRFFTASARNLHAAGRQAGVEKLVAVSIIGIDDAVGGYNAAKLVHEQVLREGPLPVQILRAAQFHELVEVMLGWGTQGAVARLPKMRTQLVAARTVAEALVDLAVRPAPATTGGPLPEIAGPQPETMAGAAALLAAERGLRLEVEEVSDPANPDREQFEDGSLLAAPHATLGGPTFAEWLVTQ encoded by the coding sequence ATGTCGAACTCGAAGAAGATCGCGGTAGCCGGGGCGACCGGACGGTTGGGCCGCCATGTGGTGGACGTGCTGACCGAGCGGGGGCACGAGGTGGTGGCGTTCTCCCGGGCCGACGGTGTCGATATCGAAACCGGCGCGGGCCTGGCCGCGGCGCTGGACGGCGTGCGGGTTGTGATCGATGCCGCCAGCACCCCGTCCGCGGACAAGGACATCGCCACCCGGTTCTTCACCGCATCCGCGCGCAACCTGCATGCGGCGGGTCGGCAGGCAGGTGTGGAAAAGCTGGTCGCGGTGTCCATCATCGGCATCGACGATGCCGTCGGCGGCTACAACGCCGCGAAACTCGTGCACGAGCAGGTGTTGCGCGAAGGGCCGCTGCCGGTGCAGATCCTGCGCGCCGCGCAGTTCCACGAATTGGTCGAGGTGATGCTCGGCTGGGGGACGCAGGGTGCGGTGGCCCGGCTGCCGAAGATGCGGACCCAGCTGGTCGCCGCCCGCACGGTCGCCGAGGCGCTGGTGGACCTGGCGGTGCGGCCCGCGCCGGCAACCACCGGCGGGCCGCTCCCCGAAATCGCCGGTCCCCAGCCGGAAACCATGGCGGGGGCCGCCGCGCTCCTGGCGGCCGAACGTGGCCTTCGCCTCGAGGTCGAAGAGGTGAGCGATCCGGCCAACCCGGATCGCGAACAGTTCGAGGACGGCTCACTCCTGGCCGCACCGCACGCCACCC